One genomic segment of Ipomoea triloba cultivar NCNSP0323 chromosome 9, ASM357664v1 includes these proteins:
- the LOC116030025 gene encoding histone deacetylase 6 produces the protein MASSSSSIPVIHEDEELLMLDGSESGWVEARTHCDHLASLSSDLAHIPTPNTPCNKCQHPSENWLCLSCKEVLCSRFVNKHMLEHYQRVDHSLALSFSDLSVWCFSCDAYLDAQSIPALRIVHQTAYLLKFGEAPPVPSEYLQLENNRV, from the exons ATGGCTTCATCGTCGTCTTCAATTCCGGTCATCCACGAAGACGAAGAGCTGCTGATGCTAGACGGGTCGGAATCGGGCTGGGTGGAGGCCCGAACTCACTGCGATCATCTCGCTTCGTTATCGTCGGATCTGGCACACATTCCCACCCCCAACACTCCCTGCAACAA GTGCCAACATCCGAGCGAGAACTGGCTATGCTTGAGCTGCAAGGAAGTTCTGTGCAGCCGATTCGTGAACAAACACATGCTGGAACACTATCAACGAGTCGATCACTCTTTAGCGCTTAGCTTCAG TGATTTATCAGTGTGGTGTTTTTCCTGCGATGCGTACTTGGATGCACAATCCATTCCAGCTCTGCGCATTGTTCATCAAACTGCGTATTTGCTGAAATTCGGTGAAGCTCCTCCGGTCCCCAGCGAGTATTTGCAGCTGGAAAATAACCGAGTCTGA
- the LOC116028820 gene encoding QWRF motif-containing protein 2-like, translating to MMVAAISGAAKIRSRDEAQNEQRRPPLLPSEKDNTNNRRPKARVVASRYMTTPSPSTPSSISRRFPSPLVSRNSTPLSHAPPSSGARRSVSVDRRRSGVSRPLKPDLDLNVGNGSEVSAATKLLVTSTRSLSVSFQGEAFSLPISKTKLAPPSPNLRKSTPERRRTGTPVRGDQVENSKPADRWPARSRQGNQLTRSLDCRGTERSKVVGSRNVILSIDNRLSLDLGNAKSFSGAEQGLDESLVNNNNNELSVPSDLTLSDTDSVSSGSTSGVQECGGVAFHGQTPPCGIVSARFWQETNSRLRRLQDSGSLLSASSGSKLVGQPRLRKYPSDVPVSSPIRGGIRPASPSKVMTPLGSSPSRGVLSPSRVRNAVSTITSSFHEAPSVLSFAVDVRRGKVGENRIVDAHLLRLLYNRHLQWRFINARTETALNVQTHTAEKDLWNSWIKISDLRDTVTKRRHRLQLLRQKLKLASILKGQISYLEDWALLDKEHSVSVLGAIESLKSNTLRLPVVAGAIADAQSLKEAIGSAVDVMQAMGSSIYSLLAKVEEANSSVTELTKTATKERALLEECKDFLSMLAVMQVKDCSLRTHVLQHNHISTA from the exons ATGATGGTGGCTGCTATTTCGGGAGCAGCGAAAATCAGGTCGCGAGATGAGGCGCAGAATGAGCAGAGAAGGCCGCCATTGTTGCCGTCCGAGAAGGATAACACTAATAACAGACGTCCTAAAGCTAGAGTAGTCGCTTCTAGGTACATGACGACGCCTTCTCCTTCCACTCCCTCTTCAATTTCTAGAAGATTCCCGTCCCCGTTAGTCTCGAGAAACTCCACTCCTTTGTCGCACGCGCCGCCGTCTTCCGGGGCCAGAAGGTCCGTTTCGGTGGATCGGCGCCGCTCCGGTGTCTCCAGGCCGCTAAAGCCTGATCTCGACTTGAATGTCGGCAATGGAAGTGAAGTTTCCGCCGCTACTAAGCTTCTAGTCACTTCTACTCGGAGCTTATCGGTTTCGTTTCAAGGGGAGGCGTTTTCGCTTCCAATTAGTAAGACAAAATTGGCTCCGCCGTCGCCTAATTTGAGGAAGAGTACGCCGGAGAGGAGGAGGACTGGTACTCCGGTGAGAGGAGATCAAGTTGAGAATTCTAAGCCGGCCGATCGGTGGCCGGCGAGGAGCCGGCAAGGAAATCAGTTGACAAGGAGTTTAGATTGCCGTGGAACAGAGAGGAGCAAGGTTGTTGGATCTCGGAATGTTATTCTTTCAATTGATAACAGATTGAGCCTTGATTTGGGGAATGCGAAATCATTCTCAGGTGCAGAGCAGGGTTTAGATGAGAGCTtagtgaataataataataatgagttatCTGTGCCCTCTGATCTTACATTATCTGATACAGACAGTGTTTCTTCTGGTAGTACTTCAGGAGTGCAAGAGTGCGGCGGGGTGGCGTTTCATGGCCAAACGCCGCCTTGTGGGATTGTTTCAGCTCGGTTTTGGCAAGAAACTAATAGTAGGTTGAGGAGGTTGCAGGATTCGGGTTCACTGTTATCAGCCAGTTCTGGATCAAAATTGGTTGGGCAGCCGAGGCTGAGAAAGTACCCTAGTGATGTTCCCGTGTCATCGCCTATTCGTGGAGGCATTCGGCCTGCATCTCCAAGCAAAGTAATGACGCCACTAGGATCATCTCCCTCCCGGGGAGTGCTCAGTCCATCTCGTGTGAGAAATGCTGTTAGCACCATTACTAGTAGCTTCCACGAGGCGCCTTCGGTTCTTAGCTTTGCTGTGGATGTTCGGAGGGGGAAGGTGGGGGAAAACCGGATTGTGGATGCACACCTGTTGAGGCTTCTTTATAATCGACACTTGCAATGGCGATTCATTAATGCTAGGACTGAAACCGCTTTGAATGTGCAGACTCACACCGCAGAG AAAGATCTATGGAATTCGTGGATAAAAATCTCGGACCTACGAGATACAGTCACTAAAAGAAGACACAGGTTGCAATTGCTGAGGCAAAAACTGAAGCTTGCATCCATTCTGAAGGGACAA ATTTCGTATTTAGAAGATTGGGCTTTATTGGATAAAGAACACTCTGTATCTGTACTGGGTGCAATTGAATCTTTGAAGTCTAACACCCTTCGACTTCCAGTTGTTGCCGGAGCAATT GCTGATGCCCAGAGCTTGAAGGAGGCTATTGGTTCAGCAGTTGATGTGATGCAGGCAATGGGATCCTCGATCTATTCACTTTTGGCAAAG GTGGAGGAAGCGAATTCATCGGTGACTGAACTTACTAAAACAGCAACAAAGGAGCGAGCTTTGCTTGAAGAATGCAAAGATTTCTTGTCTATGCTAGCCGTAATGCAG GTTAAGGATTGTAGTTTGAGAACACACGTATTACAACATAACCATATATCAACAGCCTGA
- the LOC116028871 gene encoding LOB domain-containing protein 38-like produces the protein MSCNGCRILRKGCNDNCILRQSLQGIESPQAQANATVFVAKFFGRAGLMSFLSSVPESQRPALFQSLLLEACGRTVNPVHGAVGLLWTGNWHVCQAAVEAVLRGGTPPRPLPEFTIPTPSQESDEAAGDLDLGLTTAARMTGNRRVEKKRRADTPSEESEISTLESGFAYHQSSETNLLRLFF, from the exons ATGAGTTGCAACGGCTGCCGGATTCTTAGAAAAGGGTGCAACGACAATTGCATACTCCGACAGAGTCTCCAAGGGATCGAATCCCCGCAGGCGCAAGCTAATGCCACTGTTTTCGTCGCCAAATTCTTCGGCCGTGCCGGCCTCATGTCTTTTCTCTCCTCCGTCCCCGAATCCCAGAGACCAG CGTTGTTCCAATCCTTACTTCTAGAAGCGTGTGGAAGAACCGTGAACCCGGTTCACGGGGCCGTGGGGCTACTATGGACCGGAAACTGGCACGTGTGCCAGGCGGCCGTGGAGGCGGTGTTGCGGGGAGGAACGCCGCCGCGGCCGTTGCCGGAGTTCACAATCCCGACGCCTTCGCAGGAATCCGACGAGGCGGCAGGCGATCTGGATCTAGGCCTGACGACGGCTGCGAGGATGACCGGCAACCGGCGCgtggagaagaagaggaggGCGGACACGCCGTCGGAGGAGTCGGAAATCTCCACTTTGGAAAGCGGTTTTGCGTATCATCAAAGTTCTGAAACTAATCTTCTCAGACTCTTTTTCTGA